In the genome of Bacteroidota bacterium, one region contains:
- a CDS encoding GyrI-like domain-containing protein — MTPSITTITAKKLVGTSVTMSFANNKTGLLWQTFMPKRNAIQHTNNNDLYSLQLYPSSIIENGFSFDTQFEKLALKEVSSFDNIPEGMQPFVLPAGLYAVFHYKGLSTDTTIFDFIFKTWLPQSGYVLDNRPHFEILGALYKNNDPASEEDIYIPIKLK; from the coding sequence ATGACCCCAAGCATCACCACAATAACAGCAAAAAAACTGGTAGGCACATCCGTTACCATGTCGTTTGCCAATAACAAAACAGGGCTTTTATGGCAAACATTTATGCCCAAGAGAAATGCAATACAGCATACTAACAACAACGATTTATACTCCCTGCAACTATACCCAAGCTCCATTATTGAAAATGGATTTAGCTTTGATACCCAATTTGAAAAATTGGCATTGAAAGAAGTAAGCAGCTTTGACAATATACCTGAAGGCATGCAACCGTTTGTTTTACCCGCTGGCTTGTATGCTGTTTTTCATTATAAAGGACTATCAACCGACACTACCATATTTGATTTTATATTTAAAACCTGGTTACCACAGTCAGGTTATGTATTAGACAACAGGCCACATTTTGAAATACTGGGTGCTTTATACAAAAACAATGACCCTGCCTCGGAAGAAGATATTTATATACCCATCAAACTAAAATAG